The following are encoded together in the Prionailurus viverrinus isolate Anna chromosome B3, UM_Priviv_1.0, whole genome shotgun sequence genome:
- the NR2F2 gene encoding COUP transcription factor 2 isoform X1: MAMVVSTWRDPQDEVPGSQGSQASQAPPVPGPPPGAPHTPQTPGQGGPASTPAQTAAGGQGGPGGPGGDKQQQQQHIECVVCGDKSSGKHYGQFTCEGCKSFFKRSVRRNLSYTCRANRNCPIDQHHRNQCQYCRLKKCLKVGMRREAVQRGRMPPTQPTHGQFALTNGDPLNCHSYLSGYISLLLRAEPYPTSRFGSQCMQPNNIMGIENICELAARMLFSAVEWARNIPFFPDLQITDQVALLRLTWSELFVLNAAQCSMPLHVAPLLAAAGLHASPMSADRVVAFMDHIRIFQEQVEKLKALHVDSAEYSCLKAIVLFTSDACGLSDVAHVESLQEKSQCALEEYVRSQYPNQPTRFGKLLLRLPSLRTVSSSVIEQLFFVRLVGKTPIETLIRDMLLSGSSFNWPYMAIQ, from the exons ATGGCAATGGTAGTCAGCACGTGGCGCGACCCCCAGGACGAGGTGCCCGGCTCGCAGGGCAGCCAGGCCTCGCAGGCGCCGCCTGTGCCCGGCCCGCCGCCCGGCGCCCCGCACACGCCACAGACGCCGGGCCAAGGGGGCCCGGCCAGCACGCCGGCCCAGACGGCGGCCGGTGGCCAGGGCGGCCCTGGCGGCCCCGGCGGCgacaagcagcagcagcagcagcacatcGAGTGCGTGGTGTGCGGGGACAAGTCGAGCGGCAAGCACTACGGCCAGTTCACGTGCGAGGGCTGCAAGAGCTTCTTCAAGCGCAGCGTGCGGAGGAACCTGAGCTACACGTGCCGCGCCAACCGGAACTGTCCCATCGACCAGCACCACCGCAACCAGTGCCAGTACTGCCGCCTCAAAAAGTGCCTCAAAGTGGGCATGAGACGGGAAG CGGTGCAGAGGGGCAGGATGCCGCCCACCCAGCCAACCCACGGGCAGTTTGCGCTGACCAACGGGGACCCTCTCAACTGCCACTCGTACCTGTCCGGATATATTTCTCTGCTGCTGCGCGCCGAGCCCTACCCCACGTCGCGCTTCGGCAGCCAGTGCATGCAGCCCAACAACATCATGGGCATCGAGAACATTTGCGAACTGGCCGCGCGGATGCTCTTCAGCGCCGTCGAGTGGGCCCGGAACATCCCCTTCTTCCCTGACCTGCAGATCACCGACCAGGTGGCCCTGCTTCGCCTCACCTGGAGCGAGCTGTTCGTGCTGAACGCGGCACAGTGCTCCATGCCTCTCCACGTCGCCCCGCTCCTGGCCGCCGCTGGCCTACACGCCTCACCCATGTCCGCCGACCGAGTGGTCGCCTTTATGGACCACATACGGATCTTCCAAGAGCAAGTGGAGAAGCTCAAAGCGCTGCACGTCGACTCCGCCGAGTACAGCTGTCTCAAGGCCATAGTCCTGTTCACCTCAG ATGCCTGTGGTCTCTCTGATGTAGCCCATGTGGAAAGCTTGCAGGAAAAGTCCCAGTGTGCTTTGGAAGAGTACGTTAGGAGCCAGTACCCCAACCAACCAACGCGATTCGGAAAGCTTTTGCTTCGCCTCCCTTCCCTCCGCACGGTCTCCTCCTCAGTCATAGAGCAATTGTTTTTCGTCCGTTTGGTAGGTAAAACCCCCATCGAAACCCTCATCCGGGATATGTTACTGTCCGGCAGCAGTTTTAACTGGCCGTATATGGCAATTcaataa
- the NR2F2 gene encoding COUP transcription factor 2 isoform X3, with amino-acid sequence MPPTQPTHGQFALTNGDPLNCHSYLSGYISLLLRAEPYPTSRFGSQCMQPNNIMGIENICELAARMLFSAVEWARNIPFFPDLQITDQVALLRLTWSELFVLNAAQCSMPLHVAPLLAAAGLHASPMSADRVVAFMDHIRIFQEQVEKLKALHVDSAEYSCLKAIVLFTSDACGLSDVAHVESLQEKSQCALEEYVRSQYPNQPTRFGKLLLRLPSLRTVSSSVIEQLFFVRLVGKTPIETLIRDMLLSGSSFNWPYMAIQ; translated from the exons ATGCCGCCCACCCAGCCAACCCACGGGCAGTTTGCGCTGACCAACGGGGACCCTCTCAACTGCCACTCGTACCTGTCCGGATATATTTCTCTGCTGCTGCGCGCCGAGCCCTACCCCACGTCGCGCTTCGGCAGCCAGTGCATGCAGCCCAACAACATCATGGGCATCGAGAACATTTGCGAACTGGCCGCGCGGATGCTCTTCAGCGCCGTCGAGTGGGCCCGGAACATCCCCTTCTTCCCTGACCTGCAGATCACCGACCAGGTGGCCCTGCTTCGCCTCACCTGGAGCGAGCTGTTCGTGCTGAACGCGGCACAGTGCTCCATGCCTCTCCACGTCGCCCCGCTCCTGGCCGCCGCTGGCCTACACGCCTCACCCATGTCCGCCGACCGAGTGGTCGCCTTTATGGACCACATACGGATCTTCCAAGAGCAAGTGGAGAAGCTCAAAGCGCTGCACGTCGACTCCGCCGAGTACAGCTGTCTCAAGGCCATAGTCCTGTTCACCTCAG ATGCCTGTGGTCTCTCTGATGTAGCCCATGTGGAAAGCTTGCAGGAAAAGTCCCAGTGTGCTTTGGAAGAGTACGTTAGGAGCCAGTACCCCAACCAACCAACGCGATTCGGAAAGCTTTTGCTTCGCCTCCCTTCCCTCCGCACGGTCTCCTCCTCAGTCATAGAGCAATTGTTTTTCGTCCGTTTGGTAGGTAAAACCCCCATCGAAACCCTCATCCGGGATATGTTACTGTCCGGCAGCAGTTTTAACTGGCCGTATATGGCAATTcaataa
- the NR2F2 gene encoding COUP transcription factor 2 isoform X2 — MQAVWDLEQGKYGFAVQRGRMPPTQPTHGQFALTNGDPLNCHSYLSGYISLLLRAEPYPTSRFGSQCMQPNNIMGIENICELAARMLFSAVEWARNIPFFPDLQITDQVALLRLTWSELFVLNAAQCSMPLHVAPLLAAAGLHASPMSADRVVAFMDHIRIFQEQVEKLKALHVDSAEYSCLKAIVLFTSDACGLSDVAHVESLQEKSQCALEEYVRSQYPNQPTRFGKLLLRLPSLRTVSSSVIEQLFFVRLVGKTPIETLIRDMLLSGSSFNWPYMAIQ, encoded by the exons ATGCAAGCGGTTTGGGACCTTGAACAAGGCAAATATGGTTTTG CGGTGCAGAGGGGCAGGATGCCGCCCACCCAGCCAACCCACGGGCAGTTTGCGCTGACCAACGGGGACCCTCTCAACTGCCACTCGTACCTGTCCGGATATATTTCTCTGCTGCTGCGCGCCGAGCCCTACCCCACGTCGCGCTTCGGCAGCCAGTGCATGCAGCCCAACAACATCATGGGCATCGAGAACATTTGCGAACTGGCCGCGCGGATGCTCTTCAGCGCCGTCGAGTGGGCCCGGAACATCCCCTTCTTCCCTGACCTGCAGATCACCGACCAGGTGGCCCTGCTTCGCCTCACCTGGAGCGAGCTGTTCGTGCTGAACGCGGCACAGTGCTCCATGCCTCTCCACGTCGCCCCGCTCCTGGCCGCCGCTGGCCTACACGCCTCACCCATGTCCGCCGACCGAGTGGTCGCCTTTATGGACCACATACGGATCTTCCAAGAGCAAGTGGAGAAGCTCAAAGCGCTGCACGTCGACTCCGCCGAGTACAGCTGTCTCAAGGCCATAGTCCTGTTCACCTCAG ATGCCTGTGGTCTCTCTGATGTAGCCCATGTGGAAAGCTTGCAGGAAAAGTCCCAGTGTGCTTTGGAAGAGTACGTTAGGAGCCAGTACCCCAACCAACCAACGCGATTCGGAAAGCTTTTGCTTCGCCTCCCTTCCCTCCGCACGGTCTCCTCCTCAGTCATAGAGCAATTGTTTTTCGTCCGTTTGGTAGGTAAAACCCCCATCGAAACCCTCATCCGGGATATGTTACTGTCCGGCAGCAGTTTTAACTGGCCGTATATGGCAATTcaataa